A window from Leifsonia shinshuensis encodes these proteins:
- a CDS encoding TIM barrel protein has product MPHDDPKTTWSVFTKPWREPQVGALGELVAGMGFDAVELPVRPGYQVTPDEVSTALPAAARELARSGVRVASIASGTDDATFAACADARVPFIRIMVPIGVNGYAATGTEIRRVLAGLSERAERYGVRVAVQPHYDDYIADSSELFALLQDVDPRHVAAIWDSAHDALARKRPEHGLELLWPWLGIVNLKSAYYERIDEPASAFGDPVWEPVFTDARSGMAEWGRALAYLAERGFAGPICLTAEYTDESDLVAKVTRDLEYAQSLRAAAGAGVAR; this is encoded by the coding sequence ATGCCCCATGATGATCCGAAGACGACGTGGAGTGTCTTCACCAAACCGTGGCGCGAGCCGCAGGTCGGAGCTCTCGGTGAGCTGGTCGCGGGGATGGGATTCGACGCCGTCGAGCTTCCGGTGCGCCCCGGCTACCAGGTCACCCCGGACGAGGTGTCGACAGCTCTGCCCGCCGCGGCGCGCGAGCTTGCGCGTTCAGGTGTGAGGGTCGCGAGCATCGCCTCCGGAACGGATGACGCGACCTTCGCCGCCTGCGCGGATGCGCGCGTGCCGTTCATCCGGATCATGGTGCCGATCGGGGTGAACGGCTACGCCGCGACCGGTACGGAGATCCGCCGTGTGCTCGCCGGTCTCTCCGAGCGCGCCGAACGCTACGGGGTCCGCGTTGCCGTCCAGCCGCACTACGACGACTACATCGCCGACTCCTCGGAGCTCTTCGCTCTGCTCCAGGATGTCGACCCCCGCCACGTCGCGGCGATCTGGGACTCGGCTCACGACGCCCTCGCGAGGAAGCGGCCCGAGCACGGGTTGGAACTGCTCTGGCCCTGGCTCGGCATCGTCAATCTCAAGAGCGCCTACTACGAGCGGATCGACGAACCGGCGTCCGCGTTCGGGGACCCGGTCTGGGAGCCGGTGTTCACCGACGCCCGCAGCGGCATGGCGGAGTGGGGTCGCGCGCTCGCCTACCTCGCGGAGCGCGGGTTCGCCGGGCCGATCTGCCTCACCGCCGAGTACACCGACGAGAGCGACCTCGTGGCGAAGGTGACGCGCGATCTCGAATACGCGCAGAGTCTGCGGGCCGCGGCCGGCGCCGGAGTGGCCCGATGA